One Pirellulales bacterium DNA window includes the following coding sequences:
- a CDS encoding response regulator, whose product HTLAVLLERNGHEVRLAREGREALDIALRYKPDVILIDIGLPDIDGYEVAQTLRQHDSFANTTLIAISGYATDNDRDRARQATFDHHLAKPVELEALQTLLGSFRRRR is encoded by the coding sequence TCATACGCTGGCCGTACTGCTGGAACGCAATGGGCATGAAGTCCGTTTGGCGCGCGAAGGGCGCGAGGCTCTGGACATCGCACTGCGCTACAAACCCGATGTCATCTTGATCGATATTGGCCTGCCCGATATCGATGGCTACGAAGTGGCGCAGACCCTGCGCCAGCATGACAGCTTCGCCAACACGACGCTGATTGCCATCAGTGGGTATGCGACCGACAACGATCGCGACCGTGCGCGGCAAGCGACATTCGACCACCACCTGGCAAAGCCCGTGGAACTGGAAGCTTTGCAGACCCTGTTGGGATCGTTTCGTCGCCGCCGTTGA